From the genome of Fusarium fujikuroi IMI 58289 draft genome, chromosome FFUJ_chr06:
GATCTGCTTAGCGCGCTGTTCACGCCAGGATGACTCTTCATCGGATAGGCCCTGGGAAAGTTAGAGATGGTAGAGAGGGGTGATAATGGGGATGGTTCACGTCTGATGCTTTGCGGATCTTGAGAGAGGAGGGACATTCCGTGTAGACTGGGGCGTACGGATCAGCGCCACTTTGCGCGAGGACGACGCTGAAGAATGAAGTGAGGAGCAATAAATCGCGATACATCTTACAACTCGTTTCAACCGAAATACTTGTTAACGCTCTGCAATGATAAGAGAATCAATATTCAGTGCATGGCCAAAACAGCAGCTCTTGCATCTAAATACCCCAGCGTGGACATTCCCGTATGAGCTACATGCCGGTATCCGATCTCCCTCGCCCCAAGCTATATTAGCTCATGTCCGCGAAAACTTCCACCACCAAACTCAATGGCTTATTCCAGCCAACCCGGTCCCTAGAATCTACGACTGTTTAATTATCAGCCCTCTCGGGACCGAATGCGAACGAGGCTTGGCGGAGGAATGTAAGCCGAAGTTATTCGGATTTCGTGGCTTGCGGAGCGAAAATGAGGAGTGAGTTTCGACTACTGCGCTCTAGCATTAACTTTTATCTATTCCTTCTATGGTAATTCATCTTTTCCCCCGCGTAGATCTAGATTTTCCCGCATCTAGATCCCGCAGCTGTTTTTCGTAACTATCATCATTCCCAGCCTGTCTATCCGTAATTTTATCTAAGCCATGTCTTTGATCTACGCCTTCCAATTTTTGCTGAACCTCGCAATAAGCAGAACCAAGCCACCGGCGAGCACTGAGAAACAAGTGACTTTTGAGGAGTCAGTGGAGAATAGAGTGGACGTGGAGAGATGCACTTACTAACGGTGAAGGCCCAGCCAACACCAATGCCGTCAATCATGGGAACGACACCTCCAACGCTCATTGCGCCGAAACTATACTGGATAACGTATTTTCCTGTGATAACTGCGGTTCTGTGTGCTGGTCGAACCTCTGGAGACTGTCAGTTGTGATTCTTTGTTAAGGTTGATTGCCTTACCAGCTGCATATGTATTCAGCCCACTAAACGACGCCATGAGTCCAAAACCTTGGATAAACGCGCTGATAATCGGCAACGCCATGCCACCCAGTCTATGATAAACACTCCATCCGTAGAGCAAGGTTCCAAGTGGAAGAATGATGAGAACGCTGACTAAACTGCTGTTCAAACGATCTTCAGGAATTCTCTGCCCGTTTCGCTTTCGCATGTATCGCTTGACGATCACGTCGGATACTTTACCGCCGACGGTACTTCCAACGAGAAATCCGGCGCCGGGTGCGAGGTAGAAGAGACCACTGGAGAGAGGAGATGTGAGATTGAAGCGGGGGTTTATGACGCGGCGgatggaggagaggaggCCGTATTGGTTGAAGCCGAGGAGACCGCAGGCGATGTTCTGTAACGTCAGTGTTGTACTTGTTCAATTGAGAAGGATACGTACAGCGAGGATGACCTTGGGGTATTTAAATTGACAGAAGACATGCATCGGATTAAAGGTCCGAAGAATGTCTTTGGCTGTTCGCGGGCGTCTCGTCTCAGCCAACTTGGGATTCTCAACTTCACTGGCTTTCGGGATGAataagagagagagaatgagaCCAAAGAGACACATGCCCGCCTCAACGCCATAGATGACTCTCCAGCTGGTGAATGTAGCAATGATACTACCAAGAAGCGGTGCTGTAGGTCTTAATACTAACGCGGGTCAAGGGCGTCGGATAGGCTTACCGATTGAATTGAACGACACGCAACTCCCCAGAAAGAACCCAACCGCTGTACCTCGCGACGTCTACAATCATCAGCAAGCAGCCTTCACCCTTAAATGTAAACTCACAGGATCAAAAATATCCGCCAGAATAGTCTGCCCAGCAACCAAAAAGAACGGCCCCGTATTCCCTCCCAGAATCCACAACGTCGCAAACCCAGCTAGATTCGGCACAGTCGCGCACCCAATCGCACAAACACACAGCACAGCATTCGCAGCAAGATACGCAGACTTCCGTCCGATAATCGTACTAACAGGCAGCCATATCAGCCCCGACAACGCCTGCGCTACAAAAACACCCGCGTTGATGGTCGTTATGGTCGTTACGGGGATGTTTAGGTCGGAGGCTACTTCGAGCGTGGCGGGCATTATGGCGGTGCTCCAGAATGTCATGGGGAGCGGCATCCAGCAGAcaacgaagaggatgacCCATTTTCGCCAGGTGGGTATTTGGGCTACGTCGTCGTCTATTGCACCGGTTGGAGGAAGCGGTGATGCTGGGGAGGTAGTGAGGGCTGTTTTTGGTTCTGTCATGGTGAGTTAAACGAATGGAGGCGTAACCTAATCAACACAAGTGAATCAAACGAATGTCAAATTAATCCATTGAAACTGCAATACAAATATTTACCAGAAAGAgttttcttcaccttcttaATCAGGTATTTAAAACAAACCAATTCCTTGCATCTTGGCTCACTTATAGTGGACCACTATGACTTTTCCCAGCGGTGTCGGACGCCTTTTGTTTCTGTCCGTCTTATTCCCACTTACCTCTATCGGCGCCAACCGCCAAAACCACCGAGAAGCAGTATTTTCTGCCGAGGTTAGCGCTGAGTCAGCGCGGGAAAGGTAAAATTCTCGCCGATTTCTGTCGGCGTCAATGAACCGACTTTGCTTCAGTATTCTTGGGGAGTCACACGAGTACGCAGATCGCGTCGGTACTTCGGTTATCCAATCAGGAAGATATCGGGTGGGTAATTGGTTAAGACTGTGTTACTCGGCCGTGAAGATCACCTGTTTATGCAAGGTCTGAGACAATGGCGGATCATCAGAGTGACTCGGATAAGGAGGATGTTGGGTCGTCGACTGTTACGCCGTTGAGTCCCGGGAAGCGACAGCGTAAGACGAAATCTACAGCGTAAGAGTCCTTCTCTCACTTACCTTTGAGGTCTGACTAATTGTTTCAGATGTCGGCGATGCCATGCCAGAAAGGTTAAATGCTCAGGCGGTCAGCCCTGTGAAAACTGTCGTCAAGCAAGTAAAGGCGCTGAATGCTCTTATCCCCGAAAGAACCGCCTCGTCAAAGTAAGCCAACAGTACGTCTACCGCCTCCCTCTTAATACTGTCATATTCATCAATTGGCACAGATACATTGACGATCTAATCGCCGAGAACCAGCGACTTCGTCAAGATGACGCTAAACCTCGGCCTGAGCCCTCCATCCCCGACGTCTCAAGCACCGAGACGCCCTCATCCCTACAGGGCACACTCCTCGAGGAACGACCCTGGTTCTTCGACATGAACGTGCTTCACACCCCGGTCTTCATCGGCGAAGCTTCCGACGCTGCGTTTGCGACGCGTTTTAGACAGGCTATTTCTGAACCGGGACATAGTCACATCCCGAGGGTTAACTACGCACCTGATGAGAGGTTGCTTGCGCTCTCAGATCAGGATTGTCCGTGGCCGATACCCTCTAGGGCACGGTTGCTTGTTAATGTTGCATTGAAGTATGTTAGTAGGACTTATTACATCGTAAGGAAGAGTCAGATCCTGGAGGGGCTGGAGCAGACGATTCTGAACCCTCATTCGGCGGATTCGTTGCTGAGGAGTAAACTTTGGGTTCTGTTTGCGATTGGGGAGATGTACTCTACGCGTACGGCGGCCAAGGATAGGAACTTTCCCGGTATGGCGTATTTTGCCCGCGCGACTCGTATTCTTCGCATCATCAGCGAAAGACCTCGCATTGATGCCATTGAGattcgtcttcttctggtaAGTCTCTCACTTCTTCATGGGAACAAGCTGACATTCTAGTCTTTCTACTCCCTCGCCCTCAACCGTCGTTATACAGCCTACGCCCTCGCCGGCTCGTCAGTTCGTCTCTCCGTCGTAATGGGTCTTCACCTCAACGTCCCCGAATCCCAACTCCGCGACGCCGGCGCCCGCGAACATAGAAATCGCGTATGGTGGACTGCATATAGCTTCGATCGCATGTGGGCTTCTCGTCTCGGTCATCCCGTCGCTATTCAAGACGACGACATCGAAGTCGATCTCCCCACCGATCCAGTCTTGGACACACCCTCAGATGACTTTGCCGACTCATCGTATTTTATCGCGGGTCTGAGACTCGCGAGACTGGCGGCAAAGGTAATTAATGCGATTTACACAAGGAGACCGCAGCAGAAAACACTCTCGCAGAGGGTTCAGGAGGCGTTGAGAGATCTGAGAGCTTTTGTGGAGGAATTGCCGCCGCATCTTCACATTGAACCGACGGATGCACCTGAACCAAGCCCAAAGCCTCTCTCACTGCACTTGTACTTTAACCAGGTCGCCATAACCGCAACGCGTCCTATTCTTCTGCATGTTCTCAGGACTCACGTCTCAGCTTGGGACACTCAACCTCGCACTGAGCCCCAAATCCCCGTATCGGCCATGACACTCTCCGAAGCGTGCATTCGCTGCGCTCGCCACTCGTGCCGTCTCCTAATCGACTGCTGGATTGACGGCTCCTTCGCAACATTCGACTACTTCTACACGCAATACCTCTTCTCATCCGCCACGGTTCTCGCTATCTCAAGCCTAATCGACGGGAAGGAATGTCGTAGTGATAAAGAGCAGTTCGAGTCAGCTGCGCAATTTCTGCACCAACTAAAGGAAAATGGTAATTTCGCGGCGGAAGAATTTTGTCGCCATGTTGATGCTATGAAGGTTTGTATGAGGGCGCTTGAGGCGAGACGGGGACAGTTTGTGGTGCAGGATACGGGGCTGTTGGGGTTGGATGTGTTGAATCCTACGGCGGGCATGGCGTTGTCGGAGCCGTCATTGCAGGAGTTGTTGTCGCAGCCAGTTTTGGATTTGCAGTTTATTGATGCGTCGATGTATCAAGACGGAGCGCAGGGGCTGTATTGGCCTGATATTAGTCCTGAGAGTTGGAGCGCTAGCGGATGGACTCCTGGTGGTTAAAACTTGGAGACGTAGTATATGATCTATTGATACTGAACAATCTTTGTCATGTTTACTCATCTCTTAGTTACGCTTCTTGAGAAATGGTGTGTAGTGGAGGGTATGTCAATGCTCGCAAAGGGGCATGGTGCGGATATCTTTCTGTAGGTACAGTCTATGATCCATCCATGAATTTGTGTAAACCAATTCCATTGTCTTGACAGTAACATGAGCCAAACGCTAACCAACTTACTAAAGCACTAAATTGTGTATTTCATCCCTTCAAGCAGGATTTGGCTTTATCTATTCGTATGAACAGTGTCAAGACTTGCCATCCATCCCTCTCACCAATCAAGTCCACAATGCTCTCAAACAACTCACAGAGAATGAATCATGAACAACCTTTTAGGCTTATGCTTTCTGCCACTGCAAACTCTTTGTTCTATTAGATTGCCAGTTCGTTCAACTTGTATCTGGCAGTTCCCCAGGCTGAACAACACTGCCAGTCGCAATGGAACAACGACTGTCGTTCTCGTTGCCAGTGGCATTGTTCGCTGCCTCTGCGAAATGCTCTTCACCTCCAGTCTCTCAATAAATACTTCCCTTCGGTTGTTGATCCagctctcttctccctcctcaCCAACCTCACAACATCTCGACCTTGGTCTTCACATCAACTCTTAACAACTCACAAGAACTATCAACCTCACACTCATACCCCAAACCAACATAAACACAACAACCATCCCTCTCACTACCGACAATatgtcttctctttccaCTGCCTATCCTACTGACGGCGAGGTCATCGACATTGGTGGTTCTTCCATCAACCTCACTTTCGTTGACGATCAACTCCCCAAGGCTTTCCTTGGCAAGGGTGACTTCCCTAAGGAAGTCGCCTACACTTCTGGAATGGAGAAGTGGAACGCAATCGCCGACAAGTCATACCAAACTTCCGATGAGATGGCTATTATCAAGGCCACCGCCAAGCAGGTCGTTCAGCAACTCAAGTCCGGTACTCACATCGTTGACCTCGGCGCTGCTAACTCCAAGAAGTTTGAGCCCTACGTCCACGAATTCATCTCTCAGGGCAAGGAGTGCGTCTACGTCGCTCTTGACCTTTCTCATGCCTCTCTCATTGAGCATATCGCCAAGGCTAAGGCTACCTTCCCTGGTGTCAAGTGTATTGGTCTCTGGGGCTCCTTTGAGCAGGGTGACGTTTATTTCAAGCAGACCCGTCCTACTACTCGTCTCTTCCTGTCTCTTGGCAGTATCTTCTACAACGCTCCCGACTCTATGGCCAAGGATCGTTGTGTCGAGTTCAAGGGTCACATGACTCCTGTTGATCGTCTCATCGTTGGCCAAGATGGACCTACCGGCGCTGAAGCCAGCCAGACCCATGCTGCGTACAACACTGTCGAGTACGACGCCTTCTTCACCGCTTATCTCCAGGGTCTTCAGGATCACGCTGGCATTGTTGGTGCTAACCCCAAGACTGCTTGGACTGTCGAGAGCAAGCTCAACAAAGCTATGCATTACTTCGACGTCACTGCCAACCACGACATGATCTGTACCAAGTTCGATATCCATGTCGCCGCCGGAACTACTTTCAAGATGTTCAAATCTTGGAAGCGATACGAGGACGAGATTCACCAGCTCACTAACGAGGTTGGTCTCAAGATTGAGACTCTCGGCAAGGCTGAGAACTCCGGTATGCGTCAGTATATCATCAAGACTGCTGAGAACTAAGTTCACTACACCCGTGTGATCTCACCCCATCTTCCTTATGTCTTTGGTCTTTTCGGAGTTTGGTAAAAGTTGTCTGAGCTTGGAATGCCAGACTGAGTGCGCGAGTAGACGGAAAAGTCCCCCACTCAtggttgtttttgtttttgatgTTGTTTACCTCTTGACTTGATAGAGTCTTGGGAAGGATTTGTCTGAGCTCAGAGTGCCGGACTACCAGTGACGGAGATCCTGGGAATTGCGATACACAGGACGGAATAGACGAGATATCTAGATTAAGAATCCATTGGTCTTCTGTCAACCTTTTGCATTTGTAGAGTGATGTTCCTCTCATGTTGGTTAAGCCTAAGTTCTCTTGATGCTGATTTGATGGTTGTGTCATGATCCTGGCGTGCGCAAATGAAGCTCAGATGGGAGATTATTCATTGTTTCTTTGTAGTCTAACTTGTCCTCTCCCTACTATCCTACACTATAATACCGACTCTTCTTTCTCCGTTGGGACTTTTCATCCATTCAATCTCTATAGAGCGAAAGTTTCTTACAGCTCGCCGTTCTcgaagtcatcgtcatcctcctcctcaacgtACTCCTCCAAtctctccttgagctcctcaacacTAATCTCACCTTCCATCTCAGAAGGGTGCTCACCCTTTCTATGAGGCGGAATGGGAATAGTCTTGGGAACCTGGATAACACCATTCttaccaacagcatcatTAAACCCAATAACATTATGCCCATTGAGCACAATAGTAGTCCAGCTCTTGAAAGTatgaacatcaacaccaacactcCTCTCAAGAAGAGTCGGGAGCTCAATATGGAAGTCATCGCCATGGCCATAAAGCTTCTTCGACACCTTCTCGTCTCCATAGTAGACCTCATCACTGTAAAGAGTAATGTTGGGGACGATCTGGTACTTGAGGAGGGCCTTGAGATACTTCTTGCCAGTCTcggtgttgaagaggaaggcGTTTGCGCGGGGACCCAGACGGCGCCATGCGTCGTTGGAGGGAGCGAAGACAGTGCTGCCGACCATGGGAATGTTGTGGATGTACTTGACGAAATCGGTCTTTTCGAAGGCGAGCAGAAGAGTTGAGAATTGAGCTGGGAAAAGGCTGATTTCCTTGCCGATGAAGGGAGGAGGGACGAGGATTCTGTTGACAGCGTGGATGATGCCGTTCTTGGTTTTCTGTGACAGTCAGCCAAGATCAGTTTATTTAGTGGATATACTTACGAAGTTGACAGCGATGACCTTGCTGTACAGATTAACCCTCACCCCAGAAAACCCAACGCTGGTGCGAAGACGCTGAGGCTTATCACCAAGCAGAGGTTCCTTCAGGGTCGTAGGAATAGTATGCGTGAAGAGGATTCGCGACGCAGGATACTCCCCAATACCAAGATGGTAGTTGAGAACAGCCTCGACAAACTCATCACTAGGCTTATCcttatgatgatgaggaataTGCTCAAATGCCTCGTCAGTAGGGACAAAGAGCGTGTAGTTTGCATCAGTGCTGTTAAGCAGCTTGCCAAACTTCTCATGCTTCTGAACAAgcttgaagaacttcttgGTGTAGTTGCTCTTGGCGATGAGTTCATAAGTCGTATGATCGGTAAAGTCACCGCCTGTCCGACCAAAGATATCCGCAGACTCGTCGTCGTCTACATCATCAGCAGGGAGGaaggcttcttcatcttggagtCTGTTGTGAATTGCGGCCGTGAACTCAGTCGAAAGCTGCTCAGTCGCTTCATCTAGGGTTTTGCGAAAGCGCGTGGGGATGTCTTCGAGGGTTTGCTTCAGATCATCCTTCCAGGTGTTGAACGCGTCCAAGCCCTCGGGGATGACGAAGGCCGAAGTGGCCGTAGCCAAAGTAAGAGCCAAAAGAGACCTCATGATGAATCGATATCAATGGAAACAGAAATGACAATATTAAGCCACTCCGATGTCCTTATCAAGATGAGAAACGGTCAATGATGCTCAGACTTTGTATCGATCTCACGTCTATGACGGGACTAATGTTGGCGTCACCAGCTATTTTACCCCGCATGGGATGTAAGAAAAGATGACGTGAGCTTTCAGGCTAAATATGTCTCATCCTTTTTGTCACCATCCACGCTCGGCTTCTTCGGTGTTCATGGTCTGACGTGAGGCAAGGGTGTTGCGAAACGCAAATAATTGGGCTCATCGTAAACGCAGCCATTTCATTGGTGAGATGACGCGCTGAGCATGTCGCCTTTTGGCGGATTGATGATGTGTACGCGTACAACGTCTCGGCGGTTTAGCACGTATTACCCGAGCACGTTTCATCTTATACGCGGATACTTTGTGAGCCTGAATTACATAAGAACGTTGTCAATTGTTGACTGCATTTAACTACCAGCGACATTCTCCTGATCAGCCTttccagcctcatcaacaggATCCAAGTTTCCCTTCGAAGGCCCAATTACACAAATGCCCTCTCGTGAGAATCGACTCCCGTGAACAGGACAGTCAAAGCTCTTCTCAGTAGTGTTCCAGCACACGACGCCCTTCATATGGGGACACAAAGCGCTGTACTGCTTCACGTTACCCTCTTCGTCTTTGTACACCGCGATGGGCTTTGATCCAGCCTGGAACACATTAGTTTGTGCATGTACGATAATAACAAAGGACGTTACCTTGTTCAATACCCCGCCCATTCCGCGGCCGAGGTCTTCAATGTCTGTGATGTCGGATTGTAGGAAGCGCTTGTACTGCGCGTTGATCTGCACGTCGTGGGCGATCATGCTGGGGAGGGACTTGACCATTGATGCGATGCGCTTGGGGGAATAGATGTCTGCCCATGGGTTCTTGATGCCGTCGATCTCATCCGCGATCAACCGTCCAGCCAAAACTCCATGCGTCAAACCGTCACCTGAATCGCCAGTGATGATGTAAATGTGATCGTTTCCCTGGTTCTTACCAATGAACTGCATGAAATCAACAGGTTCAAAGATCTGGCCACTCCAGCGGTAGTCAACAGACTTGACCTGTGAAAACCTCTCACGCGTccacttctcaagctcaccaaACTCAGTAGTCGTATCCTCCTGTCCAACCTTGTGATCGCAGCCTCCCACAACAAGATAATCATGCTCGTCATCACAAGACGTCAATCGAACATACTTATACTCCTCCGCCTGATCATACAAGAGACAATCCT
Proteins encoded in this window:
- a CDS encoding related to oxidoreductase; protein product: MRSLLALTLATATSAFVIPEGLDAFNTWKDDLKQTLEDIPTRFRKTLDEATEQLSTEFTAAIHNRLQDEEAFLPADDVDDDESADIFGRTGGDFTDHTTYELIAKSNYTKKFFKLVQKHEKFGKLLNSTDANYTLFVPTDEAFEHIPHHHKDKPSDEFVEAVLNYHLGIGEYPASRILFTHTIPTTLKEPLLGDKPQRLRTSVGFSGVRVNLYSKVIAVNFKTKNGIIHAVNRILVPPPFIGKEISLFPAQFSTLLLAFEKTDFVKYIHNIPMVGSTVFAPSNDAWRRLGPRANAFLFNTETGKKYLKALLKYQIVPNITLYSDEVYYGDEKVSKKLYGHGDDFHIELPTLLERSVGVDVHTFKSWTTIVLNGHNVIGFNDAVGKNGVIQVPKTIPIPPHRKGEHPSEMEGEISVEELKERLEEYVEEEDDDDFENGEL
- a CDS encoding related to MFS transporter is translated as MTEPKTALTTSPASPLPPTGAIDDDVAQIPTWRKWVILFVVCWMPLPMTFWSTAIMPATLEVASDLNIPVTTITTINAGVFVAQALSGLIWLPVSTIIGRKSAYLAANAVLCVCAIGCATVPNLAGFATLWILGGNTGPFFLVAGQTILADIFDPTSRGTAVGFFLGSCVSFNSIAPLLGSIIATFTSWRVIYGVEAGMCLFGLILSLLFIPKASEVENPKLAETRRPRTAKDILRTFNPMHVFCQFKYPKVILANIACGLLGFNQYGLLSSIRRVINPRFNLTSPLSSGLFYLAPGAGFLVGSTVGGKVSDVIVKRYMRKRNGQRIPEDRLNSSLVSVLIILPLGTLLYGWSVYHRLGGMALPIISAFIQGFGLMASFSGLNTYAAEVRPAHRTAVITGKYVIQYSFGAMSVGGVVPMIDGIGVGWAFTVITCFSVLAGGLVLLIARFSKNWKA
- a CDS encoding related to positive activator of transcription, with product MADHQSDSDKEDVGSSTVTPLSPGKRQHVGDAMPERLNAQAVSPVKTVVKQVKALNALIPERTASSKYIDDLIAENQRLRQDDAKPRPEPSIPDVSSTETPSSLQGTLLEERPWFFDMNVLHTPVFIGEASDAAFATRFRQAISEPGHSHIPRVNYAPDERLLALSDQDCPWPIPSRARLLVNVALKYVSRTYYIVRKSQILEGLEQTILNPHSADSLLRSKLWVLFAIGEMYSTRTAAKDRNFPGMAYFARATRILRIISERPRIDAIEIRLLLSFYSLALNRRYTAYALAGSSVRLSVVMGLHLNVPESQLRDAGAREHRNRVWWTAYSFDRMWASRLGHPVAIQDDDIEVDLPTDPVLDTPSDDFADSSYFIAGLRLARLAAKVINAIYTRRPQQKTLSQRVQEALRDLRAFVEELPPHLHIEPTDAPEPSPKPLSLHLYFNQVAITATRPILLHVLRTHVSAWDTQPRTEPQIPVSAMTLSEACIRCARHSCRLLIDCWIDGSFATFDYFYTQYLFSSATVLAISSLIDGKECRSDKEQFESAAQFLHQLKENGNFAAEEFCRHVDAMKVCMRALEARRGQFVVQDTGLLGLDVLNPTAGMALSEPSLQELLSQPVLDLQFIDASMYQDGAQGLYWPDISPESWSASGWTPGG